CTGCAGGCGGCGGGCGCGCTCCCTGCTCGCGCGCTGGCCCGCTATCGCGGTCTTCTCGGGGCGCTCGAGCTGCCCGCCGCCGACAGCCCGAAGCTCCGCCCGGTGGTCGAGGTGCGCCCGGGTGACGTCGTGCTGAACGATCCGCTTGGGCCCGACGTGCGGGTGCTCAGCATGAACCCGATCGCTCCTGGCCACCGCGCTGCCTTAGCCAACGCGCTCGTGGGCGCCCTCGGTGGCACAGCCGCCCACCGCGGCGCAGCCCACTGATCGGGCCGCGAGGGATCGGGCTGCGAGGTGAAGGGCGTGGTTGGCGTGGCTGCGGAGGTCGCTGCGCGCGCCCTTTCTTATCCTGGTTTTGATCCTGGTGTTGATCTTGGTGCGGGCGGTCTCGCGGAGGGAGGGGGGGAGCAATCATGATCCAAGTCAGAGGAATGAGGGCAGGCAGGCCGGGACGCCTGCGGGTGGCAGCGCGGGGCGGCCTGCTGAGCGCGGTGCTCGCCGTCGCTTTCGTCGCGACGCCGGCGGCGGCGTCACGGCCGGCGCGCTCGACGCCAGCGCGAGGGAATCGCCGTGGCGCCATCCACCGCGTGTTTCCATCCGTGCGGCTCGCGCAGCCCGGCGAAGCTCAGGACGAGGCGATCGCCGTGCGCGCCGGCTCTCGGGGACTACCCGCTCAGATCACGCTCTTCGTCCCGGCGGCGCTGCTCGGGCTCGAGCGTGGACCTGCCGGCTCGCCCGTCCGATTCGAGCACGGTGGAGTCGATCGGGTCGGCGGGAGCCCGGGCGACCATCCGCGGGAGTTGCTCCGGGATGATTGGGCCAGGGGGAGCCTTCTGCGCGTCTGGCTGGAAGGCCAGGCGCGGCCGCGCGCCCGCGGCGAAGGGGCGCGCAAGACGAGGCACCAGAGGCCGGCGACGAGGGACACCGAGCAGCAAGGGATCATGTCGCGCTACTGGAGGGCGGTCATGATCGGCGTCGCGCCGGAACCGGGCGCTCCCCTCCTGCACGGGCATGCGTCGGAGGTCGCTGCGGAGTGGTCGCACCGAAGCGCAGCGGTGGCTCGCGCTCAACACAGCGTGGCCGCCGCGAGGCGCGGCGGCCAAGACACGGAGTTGCGGGGGGAGATTGCTGCGTTGGCAGCGGCGCGCGAGGGCTTACGCGCCTGGGCAGGCCTCGCCGCGCGGCTCGTCACTGAGGGTATTTCTGGGCCCGGGGTGCGGTTGCTCACCGAAGCGAAGGCGACGGCCCCGACGCGGGCCGAGGGTCTCTCGGGGCTCTTCGGCTACCCAGCGTCGGGTGCAGAGAGGCTCGCGCCCCTCTTCGATCCGGCCACGGCCAGGGCGTTCGTGGCGGTCTTCAACGACCACGGCGTCGTCTTGCCGGTTGGGGCCAGGACGAGGATCAATCGGGCCTTGAAGCAGGCGAGGCAATGGGGCTCGCGCGGCAAAGCCGCCGTGGCCGCCCTGAGCGCGCTGAAGGAGCTGAGGTTTGAGGATTGACGTGGCGCCTGCATCGGCGCCGCGCTGAGCCCTGCGAGGGAGCGCGCTGGCCCACGCATCAACCGCCGTTGAGCACGCGGCGCAGCTCGCGCTGGAGCTTGCCGACCTGCAGTCGGGCGCTGCGTAGGTCTGCCGGCGCGTCGGAAGCGCTGGTGGCCACGAAGGCCGCGCCGAACTTGCGCTGCGAGGGCTCGTCTACGGTTAGCGCGCCGAGCAGGGCCGGGACGATGCCCTGGCCCCGCGCGGCGTCGTAGAGCAGCCCGTGCTGCTCCAGCAGGGCAAGGAGCCTGTCGGGCTCGAGCGCCTCGACCGCCCTTCCGAGCGCCAGACGGTCGAGGTTGTCGGTCTGGCGATAGACCACGACGCTTCCCGCCTGCGTGCGCAGCAGGCCCTCTTCGAACTTCGCCCCGGTCGCGCCCTTGGCGAGCTGGGCCGCATAGCGCGTCGCGGGCGTCCGCAGGTTGATCTCGCAGGCCTTGAGCGCCAGCTCCGTGCCGCCGCCGGGCAGGCGCGTACGCTGGCCAAGGACATCGATTCCGACGGGTCCGACGACGCCGGCGCGTGCCAGCGTGCCGCCCACAACCCGACCGATGCGGCTCAGCTGCGCCGCGAGGGCTGGCTCCAGCGGTTGCTCGCAGCCGAGGTAGTGGCCGTGCCGCGTCAACTGGTGGTGGCAGGACTCGACCTCAACGCCCCCGTCAGGGTGTAGCAAGAGCTGCACGCTGAGCTCGCGCGGCCGTGGCAAGTATTCCTCGACCACGACGCCAACCCGGGCCAGCTCTTGGCCGAAGCTGGCCCAGGTCTCTCGCGTCGGATCGTCGGCGGCCTTGCCGCGATCGCTGGCGAAGGCGAGTTCGGTCCTGTCGGCGAGGCGCTCTTCGATCGCCGTCGGGCGCTGCGCGGCCGGCAGTCGGGCCAGGCCGGGGAGGTTGAGGAAGGCGATACCCTCGCCGGAGGCGCCGTCATTATGCTTGATCACGATGCGCCGGCGACGCGGGTGCGCTGCTACGTACTCGCTGACGGCCGCCACCACCGCGTCCGTGCTGCGCAGGGGCTCGAAGGAGCCCTCGAGATGGGGCACCTCGGCCTCGGCGAACCAGTGACGCGACGCGGCCTTGGTGCCGAGCGCGCGCTGTTTCGGCGTGGCGCCCCAGATCGGCACCTCGAGCAGGCCGGCGATCCGCGCCACGTCAGCATCGACGCTGTAGGCCGAGAGCCTGACGTCGTCGGAGCGGTCCCGCGCGGCGCCGACAGCGTCGACGAGCGCGTCGTATGCAGGCCGATCATGCCGCAGCGCGCGCAGCAGCGACTCTCCCGGCCTTCGCGGCGAGGCGATCACTGACAGGCGCTGCCTGGCGTCGGAGCGACCCGCCTCGGGCAGGCCGCGAAAGAGCGCGTTCAGCTCCAGCGCCGAGGGCCGACGCGTCAACACGACGATCGAGTGCGCGTCTGGGTCGGCGAGCGCCGCGACGGCCGCGGGCAGCGCGCGCTCGTCGTAGAAGGGCACCGTCGCTCCCGCGGCCTTGGCCATCACCCAGCCGTTGAGGTTGAGGGTGTGCAGGTAGAGGGTCGTGCGGCCCCGCGTGGGCGCCGCGGCCGAGCGGAGGGCGGTGAATCGACGCTGTGTACGCTCGTAGTTCTTCTGGAGCTCCCTGTCGTCCGGAAGCGCTGCCCGCGCCCGTAGAGACCCGGGGCCGTACGCCTGCGTGCCCCGTCGGAGCTCGGCGCTGGCTCGCGGGCTCCCACCAGAGACCAGGCCGAGGCAGAGCAAGAACGCGAGACGCTGCGAGCAGCGTCCCACCTGAGGATGCGATCGGAGCGCCTTGAGCTGGGCCGCCTTGAACATCGGGGCTGCTCCCTTCCGGCGCGTGGGCGGGGATGACGGGGCGTCCAACCCCGACGCTCGCTTACGCGCCCGGCGCGGAGCTGTCGGCGATTGTGCTCGCGATGTCAAGACCCGGCCCGCGCACCGGCGCGCGATCGGGCGAGACGCGAAATCTCCCGGAAGCGAGAAGCGGGTCCCACCTGCTGGCGCCCGCCCAGCCGGCTAGAGGGACGGACTCAAACGTCGCCTGGCCACCCTGCTCCGCGCGCCCGCCCTGAGAACATTTCGCGACCACTGGAAGATTGAAAACCAGCGGCATCACTGCCTCGACGTCTCCTTTGCCGAGGACAGGTTCCCATGCGGCATCTCGAGGAACGTCGAAAGCCACCTCTCGTTGGCGTCGCCCCAAACCTCCATGGATTCGGCGTCGTCACAGCCGCAAACCATCGCCATCAGCGCCGTGACGATGACCGTCCGCAGCGGATACCGCCGACCCTGCCCACGCCGCGAATCGCCCAGGCCCATGAGCGCCTCCTCGAAATGCCCGAGCGCCACCAACTCGTTGGAAGAGGTCGGTCGCCAGGTCCACCAGATTCCGCCGGCGCCTGACGAGGCGAGTCGGACATGGAGCCCCTTGGCGCTGGGATGTCACTCGCGACACCGCCCATCTCGGCAGGTGCGGCCGCTCGGGCACGCGCACTCCACGAACGCCCCCGGGCAGCCGGCCGACTTCTTGCCGCAAACGTCGCTCCTGCAGACGTCGCGTGGACCGATCGGATCGCAGGCCTGGTGTGGTGGCATACAGATCCCACCTTGGCAGCTCAAACCCCAGTCGCAACCGCAGGAGATGGTTGTTCCGGGACAACCAGAGGGGATGTCGCCGCACAGGCTTCCGTTGCCGTAGCGGCAGACCTCACGACGCTCCTTGGGGACGCACGTTGGCTGTTCGGCCTGCGCCCTGGAGTAGCGCGGGGGCTGATACGACGTGTGGGCGACAAGCTCCGTTTGTTGTAGGTGGCCTTCTCGTGACGTGACGCGCAGCGGGTACTCTCCGGCCTCGGAGGTACCGTCCGTCCGGAAATGGGGCAGAGGTTCTTTAGATTCGAGGTCGAAGACGAACTCCTGGTGCGGGACGGCCCAGCAGATACCGCCCCCAGGGCCGTCCGGCATGCACTCCCGCTGGCATTCGGCGACAGAGCTGAACTCGCGCAACGCACCGCTCGTGGAGGTCACCATCGTGGTCAGATGAATCTGGCCGCAACCGGACACGGTCTGACCGAGCCTGAGAACGATGCGTAGGTGGTACATGTCGAGCACCTCGGCGCGGCCCGCGACTGGGTTGCCGGCAAGCGCGCACTGCTCCCTGACCTCCGACGTCACATCCTCACAACGCCGATCGACGGCGAATCGCGGTGTG
The nucleotide sequence above comes from Pseudomonadota bacterium. Encoded proteins:
- a CDS encoding transposase family protein — encoded protein: MALGHFEEALMGLGDSRRGQGRRYPLRTVIVTALMAMVCGCDDAESMEVWGDANERWLSTFLEMPHGNLSSAKETSRQ